In one window of Syngnathus scovelli strain Florida chromosome 22, RoL_Ssco_1.2, whole genome shotgun sequence DNA:
- the rad51ap1 gene encoding RAD51-associated protein 1, protein MERPARKTKNVNYFESVDVDNDDEDFVSVKPPPGKKLKQQEHHNTSSQKATQEIHKSRKALDEKLLSRDLEAAITLSLLDSSNTEGRKEAPPAGQADENTDPASLHRSNCSVDTSLLGLDEISKEKQRRCPRDDDNDYEPKLTPDSASEEDLSEDEEFTMKSKRQKKEQRDQRKPHKRPDGERRPPKLKAQPRTACAAPSTPTLRSPPMLKAAVSKPPISVSPTGARIPKWNPPGQIGKSPPSSQSPTARSPGQGLRLGLSRRVRVKPLHPSSAAT, encoded by the exons ATGGAGCGACCGGCGAG GAAGACCAAGAACGTCAATTACTTCGAGTCGGTGGACGTTGACAACGACG ACGAAGACTTTGTAAGCGTGAAACCCCCACCCGGCAAGAAGCTCAAACAACAGGAGCACCACAACACATCAAGCCAAAAGGCCACCCAGGAGATCCACAAAAGCAG AAAAGCTCTAGACGAAAAGCTGCTGTCTCGGGATCTGGAGGCAGCAATTACGCTGTCTTTGCTCGATAGCAGTAACACGGAAGGGAGGAAAGAAGCGCCTCCTGCTGGTCAAG CTGATGAGAACACAGACCCCGCTTCCCTGCACCGATCCAACTGCAGTGTGGACACGTCACTTTTGG GTTTGGATGAAATCTCCAAAGAGAAGCAAAGGAGATGCCCACGGGATGATGACAACGACTATGAGCCCAAACTTACACCAg ATTCAGCGAGTGAGGAGGACCTCAGTGAGGACGAGGAGTTCACTATGAAGAGCAAGCGCCAGAAAAAGGAACAGCGTGACCAGCGCAAGCCTCACAAGCGTCCCGACGGCGAAAGACGGCCGCCGAAGCTGAAAGCGCAACCCAGAACAG CATGCGCAGCACCCTCAACGCCCACGCTGAGAAGCCCCCCGATGCTGAAAGCTGCCGTGTCCAAACCGCCAATCTCAGTCAGTCCGACGGGAGCCAGGATTCCTAAATGGAACCCACCAG GTCAAATTGGAAAAAGTCCTCCTTCATCCCAGAGTCCCACCGCAAGGTCTCCCGGTCAGGGTCTTCGTCTGGGACTGTCCCGACGTGTCCGAGTCAAGCCGCTGCACCCCAGCAGCGCCGCCACCTGA